A window from Streptomyces subrutilus encodes these proteins:
- a CDS encoding SPW_0924 family protein — translation MRPFIAAASGLALAVLLVLAVTAFGAPEGKTSPRPLLTTAPPAPGK, via the coding sequence ATGCGCCCGTTCATCGCCGCCGCCAGCGGGCTCGCCCTCGCGGTGCTCCTCGTCCTCGCCGTCACGGCGTTCGGGGCGCCCGAGGGCAAGACCTCCCCCAGGCCCCTGCTCACCACCGCGCCCCCCGCGCCCGGAAAGTAG
- a CDS encoding DUF3068 domain-containing protein, whose product MRRRASLVLVALAVFCAALAPLLRWYAYPRLAKIPPNQYQEVVLEAKDATLIDYLDGMKPKKVDKVTIVQTLKGNVEASRQIEASAGRDVVVWDTLSYIIGPDGRMVSQIPERYIFDAHTQDPVHATGEMVDGDPVKREGIEFKWPFFTEPRDYLYFDAQTRTSSPIHYVGPRTFKGMDVYYFEQTVPWTKVPMPKKMPIEGIDPTTLEATTGTSLWYTTKAMFWVDPVTGAPVNAEQEIQQEMRGGFAASAPDGRITAFAGHVKMREDYSDHTVALVKANRTMVLALHTYAPAGLAAGGLVLLGLALWLEARGRRRPPHDGPAPAAGPLSA is encoded by the coding sequence ATGCGACGCAGAGCGAGCCTTGTCCTGGTGGCCCTGGCCGTCTTCTGCGCGGCCCTCGCGCCACTGCTGCGCTGGTACGCGTACCCCAGGCTGGCCAAGATCCCGCCCAACCAGTACCAGGAGGTGGTGCTGGAGGCCAAGGACGCCACCCTCATCGACTACCTCGACGGAATGAAGCCCAAGAAGGTCGACAAGGTCACCATCGTCCAGACCCTCAAGGGCAACGTGGAGGCGTCCCGGCAGATCGAGGCGAGCGCGGGCCGGGACGTCGTCGTCTGGGACACCCTGTCCTACATCATCGGCCCGGACGGCAGGATGGTCTCCCAGATACCCGAGCGCTACATCTTCGACGCCCACACCCAGGACCCGGTGCACGCCACCGGCGAGATGGTCGACGGGGACCCCGTCAAGCGCGAGGGCATCGAGTTCAAGTGGCCGTTCTTCACCGAACCGCGCGACTACCTGTACTTCGACGCGCAGACCCGCACCTCCTCGCCGATCCACTACGTCGGACCGCGCACCTTCAAGGGCATGGACGTCTACTACTTCGAGCAGACCGTCCCCTGGACCAAGGTCCCCATGCCCAAGAAGATGCCGATCGAGGGCATCGACCCGACGACCCTCGAAGCCACCACCGGCACCAGCCTCTGGTACACGACCAAGGCCATGTTCTGGGTCGACCCGGTGACCGGCGCGCCGGTCAACGCCGAGCAGGAGATCCAGCAGGAGATGCGCGGCGGGTTCGCCGCGAGCGCCCCCGACGGCAGGATCACCGCCTTCGCCGGGCACGTGAAGATGCGCGAGGACTACAGCGACCACACCGTCGCCCTGGTCAAGGCCAACCGGACGATGGTCCTCGCCCTCCACACCTACGCCCCCGCCGGGCTCGCGGCCGGCGGGCTCGTCCTGCTCGGGCTGGCCCTGTGGCTGGAGGCCCGCGGCCGCCGCCGCCCGCCCCACGACGGGCCCGCGCCCGCGGCCGGCCCGCTCAGCGCCTGA